In a genomic window of Glycine max cultivar Williams 82 chromosome 13, Glycine_max_v4.0, whole genome shotgun sequence:
- the LOC100807062 gene encoding protein MANNAN SYNTHESIS-RELATED 1 isoform X2 has translation MGLDLRQVVAAVLTLTMFVMLGNMIKRDHFDNSLQLPGGSEDANFETAKFDATHVRKNIGLWKGDADGLKPCWVKPSADDVEQTQGFVTFALTNGPEYHISQIADAVIVARSLGATLVIPDIRGSQPGDKWNFEDIYDVDVFMKSMEGVVRVAKDLPTHISTRNIAAVKVPNRVTEDYIAEHVEPIYRTKGSIRLATYFPSINMRKAGKKGDTDSVACLAMFGSLELQPEMHEVVDSMVERLRTLSRNSDGQFIAVDLRVDMLNKKGCQNSDIEKSCYNAQEIAVFFRQIGFDKDTTVYVTESRWDSSLDSLKDLFPKTYTKEAIMPADKKKRFLDSEFEKVIDFYVSAESDVFVPAISGLFYANVVGKRIGSGKTRILVPAPSASASNFLSPYVSNKNHFAYSCYC, from the exons ATGGGATTGGATTTGAGACAAGTGGTGGCAGCTGTCCTCACCCTCACGATGTTTGTCATGCTTGGAAATATGATCAAAAGAGACCACTTTGATAATTCACTTCAA CTTCCAGGAGGATCGGAGGATGCCAACTTTGAGACTGCTAAGTTTGATGCTACTCATGTAAGAAAGAATATAGGGCTTTGGAAGGGAGATGCGGATGGCCTAAAACCGTGTTGGGTTAAGCCATCTGCTG ATGATGTGGAACAGACCCAAGGATTTGTTACTTTTGCGTTGACCAATGGCCCAGAGTACCATATTTCTCAG ATAGCAGATGCAGTGATTGTTGCTAGAAGTCTGGGGGCAACACTTGTCATACCTGACATCAGAGGAAGCCAACCTGGTGACAAGTG GAATTTTGAGGATATTTATGATGTTGATGTGTTCATGAAAAGCATGGAAGGGGTGGTCAGAGTGGCAAAGGATCTTCCTACTCATATATCAACACGGAATATTGCTGCTGTGAAAGTCCCTAATCGGGTTACAGAAGATTACATAGCGGAACATGTGGAGCCAATATACAGAACAAAGGGAAGTATAAGACTTGCAACTTACTTCCCTTCAATAAACATGAGAAAGGCAGGGAAAAAAGGTGACACTGATTCTGTTGCATGCTTAGCAATGTTTGGAAGTTTAGAGTTGCAGCCAGAAATGCATGAAGTGGTTGATTCAATGGTTGAAAGACTAAGAACTTTAAGCCGAAATTCAGACGGGCAATTCATAGCTGTGGACTTGAGGGTTGATATGTTGAATAAGAAGGGCTGCCAAAATAGTGATATTGAGAAAAGCTGCTACAATGCACAAGAGATTGCTGTGTTTTTTAGGCAGATTGGTTTTGACAAGGATACCACAGTTTATGTGACTGAATCAAGGTGGGATAGCAGCCTTGATTCTCTCAAGGATTTGTTTCCTAAGACTTATACAAAG GAAGCCATCATGCCGGCAGATAAGAAGAAAAGGTTCCTAGATTCTGAATTTGAGAAAGTGATTGACTTTTATGTAAGTGCAGAAAGTGATGTGTTCGTACCAGCAATTTCAGGTCTGTTTTATGCCAATGTAGTTGGAAAGAGAATAGGTTCCGGAAAAACACGCATACTGGTTCCAGCTCCATCTGCTTCTGCCTCCAATTTCCTCTCTCCTTATGTCTCCAACAAAAACCACTTTGCTTATTCTTGTTACTGTTAG
- the LOC100807062 gene encoding protein MANNAN SYNTHESIS-RELATED 1 isoform X1 yields MGLDLRQVVAAVLTLTMFVMLGNMIKRDHFDNSLQEKLPGGSEDANFETAKFDATHVRKNIGLWKGDADGLKPCWVKPSADDVEQTQGFVTFALTNGPEYHISQIADAVIVARSLGATLVIPDIRGSQPGDKWNFEDIYDVDVFMKSMEGVVRVAKDLPTHISTRNIAAVKVPNRVTEDYIAEHVEPIYRTKGSIRLATYFPSINMRKAGKKGDTDSVACLAMFGSLELQPEMHEVVDSMVERLRTLSRNSDGQFIAVDLRVDMLNKKGCQNSDIEKSCYNAQEIAVFFRQIGFDKDTTVYVTESRWDSSLDSLKDLFPKTYTKEAIMPADKKKRFLDSEFEKVIDFYVSAESDVFVPAISGLFYANVVGKRIGSGKTRILVPAPSASASNFLSPYVSNKNHFAYSCYC; encoded by the exons ATGGGATTGGATTTGAGACAAGTGGTGGCAGCTGTCCTCACCCTCACGATGTTTGTCATGCTTGGAAATATGATCAAAAGAGACCACTTTGATAATTCACTTCAA GAAAAGCTTCCAGGAGGATCGGAGGATGCCAACTTTGAGACTGCTAAGTTTGATGCTACTCATGTAAGAAAGAATATAGGGCTTTGGAAGGGAGATGCGGATGGCCTAAAACCGTGTTGGGTTAAGCCATCTGCTG ATGATGTGGAACAGACCCAAGGATTTGTTACTTTTGCGTTGACCAATGGCCCAGAGTACCATATTTCTCAG ATAGCAGATGCAGTGATTGTTGCTAGAAGTCTGGGGGCAACACTTGTCATACCTGACATCAGAGGAAGCCAACCTGGTGACAAGTG GAATTTTGAGGATATTTATGATGTTGATGTGTTCATGAAAAGCATGGAAGGGGTGGTCAGAGTGGCAAAGGATCTTCCTACTCATATATCAACACGGAATATTGCTGCTGTGAAAGTCCCTAATCGGGTTACAGAAGATTACATAGCGGAACATGTGGAGCCAATATACAGAACAAAGGGAAGTATAAGACTTGCAACTTACTTCCCTTCAATAAACATGAGAAAGGCAGGGAAAAAAGGTGACACTGATTCTGTTGCATGCTTAGCAATGTTTGGAAGTTTAGAGTTGCAGCCAGAAATGCATGAAGTGGTTGATTCAATGGTTGAAAGACTAAGAACTTTAAGCCGAAATTCAGACGGGCAATTCATAGCTGTGGACTTGAGGGTTGATATGTTGAATAAGAAGGGCTGCCAAAATAGTGATATTGAGAAAAGCTGCTACAATGCACAAGAGATTGCTGTGTTTTTTAGGCAGATTGGTTTTGACAAGGATACCACAGTTTATGTGACTGAATCAAGGTGGGATAGCAGCCTTGATTCTCTCAAGGATTTGTTTCCTAAGACTTATACAAAG GAAGCCATCATGCCGGCAGATAAGAAGAAAAGGTTCCTAGATTCTGAATTTGAGAAAGTGATTGACTTTTATGTAAGTGCAGAAAGTGATGTGTTCGTACCAGCAATTTCAGGTCTGTTTTATGCCAATGTAGTTGGAAAGAGAATAGGTTCCGGAAAAACACGCATACTGGTTCCAGCTCCATCTGCTTCTGCCTCCAATTTCCTCTCTCCTTATGTCTCCAACAAAAACCACTTTGCTTATTCTTGTTACTGTTAG
- the LOC100806526 gene encoding D-3-phosphoglycerate dehydrogenase 2, chloroplastic translates to MACTKATFTFSQYCSDRCSSSRRRRRASAVSFFNGNSVMRLSSHRGALLTNNVLETSKSKDKSSSNNNIILVSEKLGEAGLKVLREWGDVECAYDLSPEELCSKISCCDALIVRSATKVTREVFQASKGRLKVVGRAGVGIDNVDLQAATEFGCIVVNAPTSNTVAAAELAIAHLAAMARNVARADASMKASKWERNKYVGVSMVGKTVAIMGFGKVGYEVARRAKAALGMNVVAHDPYASADRASAIGVHLVSFDEAISNADFISLHMPLIPSTHKIFNHTSFAKMKRGARIINVARGGVIDEDDLVRALDDGTVAEAALDVFTEEPPAKDSKLVKHEKVTVTPHLGGSTKEAQEGVAIEIAEAVMGALKGELSARAVNAPAVPTELVAELAPYVVLAEKLGRVAVQLVSESRDVKVVYRSADLDTRLLRAMIIKGLIEPTSNSAINLVNADFIAKEKGVRISEEIIAGVELIDSIQLQISNVISIEGKVKYGSPHLTRVGSFDVDVSLEGNLILYRQVDQPGMIGRVGTILGQHNINVSFMSLGRTCRRKMAIVAIGVDEEPSKEALQHIGSLPAIQDLVFLKL, encoded by the coding sequence atggCGTGTACCAAAGCGACCTTCACCTTTTCACAGTACTGTAGCGACAGGTGCAGCAgcagcagaagaagaagaagagcctCTGCTGTTTCATTCTTCAACGGCAATTCGGTCATGAGGCTCTCCTCTCATCGCGGCGCCTTGCTTACGAACAATGTTTTGGAGACGTCCAAGTCTAAGGACAAGAGCAGCagcaacaataatattatattggTGAGCGAGAAACTTGGTGAAGCAGGGCTTAAAGTGCTACGCGAATGGGGCGACGTTGAATGCGCGTACGATCTCTCACCCGAGGAGCTCTGCTCAAAGATCTCATGTTGCGACGCTTTAATCGTGAGGAGCGCCACCAAGGTCACAAGAGAGGTCTTCCAAGCTTCCAAAGGAAGATTAAAGGTTGTGGGAAGAGCTGGTGTAGGCATTGACAACGTGGACCTCCAGGCTGCCACCGAGTTTGGTTGCATCGTCGTCAACGCACCCACCTCCAACACTGTCGCTGCTGCAGAGCTTGCCATCGCGCACCTTGCTGCCATGGCAAGAAACGTTGCCAGGGCTGATGCCTCCATGAAAGCTTCCAAGTGGGAGAGAAACAAGTACGTTGGTGTTTCTATGGTTGGGAAGACAGTGGCGATAATGGGATTTGGAAAAGTGGGATATGAAGTGGCGCGGCGTGCAAAAGCAGCGTTGGGAATGAACGTGGTTGCGCATGATCCCTATGCCTCTGCGGACAGAGCGAGTGCTATTGGGGTCCATCTTGTGTCCTTCGATGAGGCCATCTCCAACGCGGATTTCATCTCTCTCCACATGCCACTCATTCCTTCCACCCACAAGATATTCAACCACACTAGTTTCGCAAAGATGAAGAGAGGAGCGCGCATCATCAACGTCGCGAGAGGCGGAGTGATCGACGAAGATGACTTGGTAAGAGCCCTGGACGATGGAACAGTTGCTGAGGCAGCACTTGATGTGTTCACGGAGGAGCCCCCGGCCAAAGATAGCAAGTTAGTGAAGCACGAGAAAGTGACGGTAACACCTCACCTTGGAGGAAGCACAAAAGAGGCACAGGAGGGTGTGGCCATTGAAATAGCAGAGGCTGTAATGGGAGCATTGAAGGGGGAACTTTCAGCCAGAGCTGTGAATGCTCCAGCGGTTCCAACCGAGCTGGTCGCAGAACTGGCTCCATATGTCGTGCTGGCAGAGAAGCTGGGGCGGGTAGCTGTGCAGTTGGTATCAGAATCAAGAGATGTGAAGGTGGTTTATCGATCAGCTGATTTGGACACTAGACTTTTGCGAGCCATGATCATAAAAGGCCTCATTGAACCCACGTCCAATTCAGCCATCAACTTGGTAAATGCTGACTTCATTGCCAAGGAGAAGGGGGTTCGCATAAGCGAGGAAATAATAGCTGGCGTGGAACTAATTGATTCAATCCAGCTACAGATATCAAATGTAATTAGCATAGAGGGAAAAGTCAAGTACGGTAGCCCCCACCTCACACGTGTGGGCTCCTTTGATGTCGATGTGAGCTTAGAGGGGAACCTTATACTGTACCGGCAGGTGGATCAGCCAGGTATGATTGGGCGCGTTGGAACTATACTGGGTCAGCACAACATCAATGTTAGCTTTATGAGTTTGGGAAGGACATGTCGGAGAAAGATGGCTATTGTGGCTATTGGTGTCGATGAAGAACCAagcaaggaagctcttcaacataTAGGATCGCTTCCTGCTATCCAAGACTTAGTCTTTCTCAAACTCTAG